One Sediminibacillus dalangtanensis genomic region harbors:
- a CDS encoding VWA domain-containing protein — MKKGTLKQILLITDGCSNKGENPSAVAALAYEQGITVNVIGVLEDNQTENDGGLQEVEEIALSGGGVSQIVYQQVLSKTVQAVTKQAMTQTLQGVVNQELKQILGPNQSLEDLPPEQRGEVMEVVEDLGETCDLEVLVLVDTSASMTDKLPTVQEALFDLSVSLNARIGRNRFSIYAFPGKKAAINKVLDWSPRLDSISSVFPKLTSGGITPTGPALKEAMYQFGKKSLLRSFRNENRSDIEEA, encoded by the coding sequence ATGAAAAAAGGAACGTTAAAGCAAATCTTGCTGATCACTGATGGTTGTTCCAACAAAGGAGAGAATCCATCGGCTGTGGCGGCATTGGCTTACGAGCAGGGTATCACGGTGAATGTGATCGGCGTACTGGAAGACAATCAGACAGAAAACGACGGAGGGCTGCAAGAAGTGGAGGAAATCGCGCTGTCCGGTGGGGGTGTCAGCCAAATCGTCTACCAACAAGTATTGTCAAAAACAGTACAGGCCGTTACCAAACAAGCCATGACACAGACACTTCAGGGAGTGGTTAATCAGGAGCTGAAACAAATACTCGGACCCAATCAAAGTCTGGAAGATTTACCGCCGGAACAAAGGGGAGAAGTAATGGAGGTTGTCGAGGATCTTGGCGAGACATGTGATCTGGAAGTGCTTGTCCTAGTGGATACGAGTGCAAGCATGACGGACAAGCTTCCGACGGTTCAGGAAGCGTTATTCGATTTATCAGTCAGCCTGAATGCAAGGATTGGCAGGAATCGATTCTCGATTTATGCTTTTCCTGGCAAAAAAGCTGCGATAAACAAAGTTTTGGACTGGTCACCGCGTCTTGATTCTATTTCCTCTGTTTTCCCTAAGCTTACTAGTGGTGGAATCACACCGACAGGACCTGCTTTGAAAGAGGCAATGTATCAGTTTGGCAAGAAGAGCTTGCTAAGGAGCTTTAGAAATGAAAATCGATCCGACATCGAAGAAGCGTGA
- a CDS encoding protein kinase domain-containing protein, whose protein sequence is MKIDPTSKKREHHLLPGTIISGKWHKNQYKIVKKLGNGAVGTVYLCDHQGIRAALKISSSGSSITTEVNVLKTLKKVQGNGSLGPSLLDVDDWLHPSGTRYSFYVMEYVNGQGLSSFIRSNGDEWLGTFMIQLLGDLEQLHRSGWVFGDLKTENLLVASSPPRVRWIDVGGTTQVGRSIKEYTEFYDRGYWNMGSRKAEPSYDLFALAMVMLHVYHPGRFDKGSHPEKTLMNKLGSTRQLKKFQIPLKKALKGSYTSSSQMKQEIASLLMYRPQTASKQTRTAARKATTGNRDRSLLESISILIAAGLFYFFHILLI, encoded by the coding sequence ATGAAAATCGATCCGACATCGAAGAAGCGTGAGCATCATCTTCTTCCAGGAACGATTATTTCTGGAAAGTGGCATAAAAACCAGTACAAAATTGTTAAAAAGCTGGGAAACGGAGCGGTAGGAACCGTTTATCTTTGCGATCATCAAGGAATTCGGGCTGCATTAAAAATAAGTTCCAGTGGTTCTTCCATCACTACTGAAGTGAATGTTTTGAAAACCTTAAAAAAGGTCCAGGGAAACGGCAGCCTTGGGCCTTCTTTGTTGGATGTCGATGATTGGCTCCATCCTTCCGGTACCAGATACTCTTTTTATGTAATGGAATATGTAAATGGCCAGGGGCTAAGCAGCTTTATTCGTTCGAATGGAGATGAATGGCTGGGCACTTTCATGATTCAGCTGTTAGGAGATTTAGAACAATTGCACCGGTCAGGGTGGGTGTTCGGCGACTTAAAGACGGAGAACCTGCTGGTTGCATCTTCTCCGCCGAGAGTCAGGTGGATCGATGTGGGCGGAACAACACAAGTCGGTAGATCAATCAAGGAATATACCGAGTTTTATGATCGAGGTTATTGGAATATGGGCAGCCGAAAGGCAGAACCTTCTTATGATTTATTTGCTTTGGCCATGGTGATGCTGCACGTTTATCACCCGGGGAGATTTGATAAAGGGAGTCATCCCGAAAAAACATTAATGAATAAACTAGGCTCAACCAGGCAATTGAAAAAATTTCAGATTCCTCTTAAAAAAGCGCTTAAAGGTTCTTATACCTCCAGCAGCCAAATGAAACAAGAGATTGCCTCCCTGCTTATGTACCGGCCGCAAACTGCCTCAAAACAGACAAGGACAGCTGCCAGAAAAGCGACAACAGGCAATCGGGATCGTTCCCTGTTAGAAAGCATCAGTATTTTAATAGCTGCTGGTTTGTTTTACTTTTTTCATATTTTGTTAATCTAA
- the tilS gene encoding tRNA lysidine(34) synthetase TilS has product MKTKVKDFIKREKLLHGGATVLIGVSGGPDSLALLHILASMEEEWNLRLIALTVDHGLRGDESKQDVEYVRRICSLWNIEIVETFLDVPAYKRQEGTGTQLSARNLRYQFFAEQMEKFGAAYLALGHHADDQAESVLMGLTRGATISALQGIPCKRPFAGGMIIRPFMSSSREEIEDYCKKHGIVPRRDPSNEEDNYTRNYFRLHVLPLLKAKNPNFLHTIRRLSDAARSDETYLTEQAEKLVLAHVEFTDDNKRAAFQIESFAKFPIALQRRAFHLILNYLYDSTSPDLSYAHEDRFFSLISSSRANASVDLPLGLKIIKEYHSITFSFAAEFGGSYYIVLQGPGSVELPDGSILSASVVCEPLEDSRFAITYDLAGINWPLSIRSRKPGDKMRVKGMKGTKKIKDIFIDEKIPIGLREGWPIVEDGKGNILWLAGLRKAVFHSGGHDGKFLRLHYDKNSNI; this is encoded by the coding sequence ATGAAAACCAAAGTTAAAGACTTTATTAAAAGAGAGAAGCTGCTTCACGGCGGGGCTACTGTGCTGATAGGTGTTTCAGGCGGCCCGGATTCTCTTGCGTTGCTTCACATTTTAGCTTCAATGGAAGAGGAATGGAACCTTCGGCTGATCGCATTGACTGTTGATCACGGATTAAGAGGTGATGAATCAAAACAGGATGTCGAGTATGTAAGAAGGATATGTAGTTTGTGGAATATCGAAATCGTTGAAACCTTTTTGGATGTGCCGGCGTATAAGAGACAGGAAGGTACAGGCACCCAGCTTTCCGCGAGAAATCTGCGGTATCAGTTTTTTGCTGAACAGATGGAAAAGTTCGGGGCTGCATATCTTGCATTAGGCCATCATGCCGACGACCAGGCAGAATCTGTTCTGATGGGTTTAACCCGGGGGGCAACTATTTCGGCGTTGCAGGGGATTCCATGTAAAAGACCTTTCGCCGGCGGAATGATCATACGTCCGTTCATGAGCTCATCCAGGGAGGAAATCGAGGACTATTGCAAGAAGCATGGGATTGTACCGAGAAGGGATCCTTCCAATGAAGAGGACAATTATACAAGGAATTATTTTCGATTACACGTCCTCCCGCTTCTTAAGGCAAAAAATCCAAACTTCTTACACACTATTCGCAGGTTGAGTGATGCTGCAAGGAGCGATGAAACTTATTTGACGGAGCAGGCCGAAAAACTGGTTCTTGCCCATGTAGAGTTTACTGACGACAATAAGCGGGCGGCATTTCAGATAGAAAGCTTTGCCAAGTTCCCCATTGCTTTACAAAGACGGGCCTTTCATCTAATATTGAATTATCTATATGATTCGACTTCACCTGACCTTTCATATGCCCATGAGGATCGATTCTTCAGCCTGATTTCAAGCAGTAGAGCAAACGCGTCGGTAGATTTGCCATTAGGATTGAAGATCATCAAGGAATACCACTCGATCACGTTTTCTTTTGCGGCCGAGTTCGGCGGCAGCTATTACATAGTTTTGCAAGGCCCTGGCAGTGTCGAACTGCCTGATGGATCCATCCTGTCTGCTTCGGTTGTCTGTGAACCCCTGGAAGATTCCCGCTTTGCTATTACATATGATTTAGCCGGAATAAACTGGCCGTTGTCCATCCGTTCTCGAAAACCTGGTGATAAAATGAGGGTTAAAGGAATGAAAGGGACAAAAAAGATCAAAGATATCTTTATTGATGAGAAAATACCGATTGGTTTAAGAGAGGGTTGGCCGATAGTCGAAGATGGAAAAGGCAACATTTTATGGCTGGCCGGACTAAGAAAGGCGGTTTTTCATTCCGGTGGTCATGATGGCAAATTTCTACGCTTGCATTACGACAAGAACAGTAACATCTAG
- the hpt gene encoding hypoxanthine phosphoribosyltransferase, with amino-acid sequence MNNDIEKVLISEEEIKQKCQELGERLTKEYEGKFPLAVGVLKGAMPFMSDILRAMDTHLEMDFMDVSSYGGETRSSGEVKIVKDLDTKVEGRDLLIIEDIIDSGLTLSYLVDLFKYRKANSIKIVTLLDKPEGRKVDIKADVVGFHVPNEFVVGYGLDYKERYRNLPYVGVLKPKIYGGE; translated from the coding sequence ATGAATAACGATATCGAAAAAGTTCTAATTTCTGAAGAAGAAATCAAACAAAAATGCCAGGAATTAGGGGAACGTTTAACAAAAGAATATGAAGGGAAATTTCCATTGGCAGTCGGTGTTTTAAAGGGCGCAATGCCGTTTATGTCAGATATACTCCGGGCAATGGACACGCACTTGGAGATGGATTTTATGGACGTTTCCAGTTACGGTGGGGAAACCAGGTCATCCGGAGAAGTAAAAATCGTCAAGGATTTAGATACAAAGGTAGAGGGAAGAGATTTACTGATCATAGAGGATATCATCGACAGTGGTTTGACGCTCAGCTACCTGGTTGATTTGTTCAAATACCGGAAAGCCAACTCCATTAAAATTGTTACACTGTTGGACAAACCCGAAGGCAGGAAGGTCGATATCAAGGCCGATGTTGTCGGGTTCCATGTGCCGAATGAATTTGTGGTAGGCTATGGTTTGGACTACAAGGAAAGGTATCGCAATCTTCCTTATGTAGGAGTATTGAAGCCGAAGATTTACGGCGGTGAATAA
- the ftsH gene encoding ATP-dependent zinc metalloprotease FtsH — protein sequence MNRIFRNVIFYFLIFLVVIGIVGVFNGQNNQETEYNVNEFMQALNNGEISDMTMQPSNGVYRITGELTGEENETFITNVPDNPDIVASITDTATDQGILIVEEEEQPSGWVTFLTTMIPFVIIFILFFFLLNQAQGGGSRVMNFGKSKAKLYSEEKKKVRFKDVAGADEEKQELVEVVDFLKDPRKFANIGARIPKGVLLVGPPGTGKTLLAQAVAGEAGVPFFSISGSDFVEMFVGVGASRVRDLFENAKKNAPCIIFIDEIDAVGRQRGAGVGGGHDEREQTLNQLLVEMDGFGENEGIIIIAATNRPDILDPALLRPGRFDRQITVDRPDLKGREEVLKVHARNKPLDDSVDLKTIAMRTPGFSGADLENLLNEAALVAARSDKQKIDMLSVDEAIDRVIAGPAKKSRVISEKERNIVAYHESGHTIIGMVLDDADMVHKVTIVPRGQAGGYAVMLPREDRYFMTKPELLDKITGLLGGRVSEEIIFGEVSTGAHNDFQRATSIARKMVTEYGMSDKIGPLQFGSSGGQVFLGRDMQNEPTYSDAIAYEIDQEVQNFINQCYARAKEILTENKSKLELVAKTLLEVETLDASEIKSLFEDGKMPDKVVSEQDGNAQDQGENSDTKDMKVNIQTKSEEEASHDDAEDNASDQNKNND from the coding sequence ATGAACCGAATTTTTCGTAATGTCATTTTTTATTTCCTGATATTCCTGGTGGTAATCGGAATTGTCGGAGTATTTAATGGACAAAACAATCAAGAAACAGAATATAATGTAAACGAGTTTATGCAGGCATTGAATAATGGTGAAATTTCAGATATGACCATGCAGCCATCTAATGGTGTTTATCGGATAACTGGAGAATTAACTGGCGAAGAAAACGAAACATTCATCACGAATGTTCCGGATAACCCTGACATCGTTGCCAGCATTACCGATACAGCGACCGACCAGGGCATACTGATTGTTGAAGAAGAGGAACAACCAAGCGGATGGGTAACATTTCTTACCACGATGATTCCGTTTGTTATTATATTTATCTTATTCTTCTTCCTGTTAAACCAGGCGCAGGGCGGCGGCAGCCGAGTGATGAACTTCGGGAAAAGCAAAGCCAAGCTGTATAGCGAAGAGAAGAAGAAGGTCAGATTTAAAGATGTAGCCGGTGCTGATGAAGAGAAGCAGGAACTGGTAGAGGTCGTGGACTTCTTAAAAGATCCCCGCAAGTTTGCCAATATCGGGGCAAGAATTCCGAAAGGGGTTCTATTAGTCGGCCCTCCAGGTACAGGTAAAACCTTGCTTGCACAGGCTGTTGCCGGAGAAGCTGGTGTACCTTTCTTTTCCATCAGTGGTTCCGACTTTGTGGAAATGTTCGTAGGTGTCGGTGCTTCCCGTGTTCGTGATTTGTTTGAGAACGCTAAAAAGAATGCACCGTGTATTATTTTTATTGATGAAATAGATGCAGTCGGCAGACAGCGTGGAGCTGGAGTCGGCGGCGGTCATGATGAACGTGAACAAACATTGAACCAACTTCTTGTCGAGATGGATGGTTTCGGTGAAAACGAAGGCATCATCATAATCGCTGCTACAAACCGACCGGACATTCTTGATCCAGCTCTATTGCGTCCGGGGCGTTTTGACCGGCAAATCACTGTCGACCGACCGGATCTTAAAGGGAGAGAAGAAGTCCTTAAGGTTCATGCCAGAAACAAACCGTTGGATGATTCCGTTGACCTTAAAACGATTGCCATGCGGACACCTGGATTTTCCGGTGCCGATTTAGAAAATCTGCTCAACGAGGCTGCGCTTGTGGCTGCGAGAAGTGACAAACAGAAAATTGATATGCTTTCCGTAGATGAAGCGATTGACCGTGTTATTGCAGGACCTGCCAAGAAGAGCAGAGTCATTTCCGAGAAGGAACGAAACATTGTTGCCTACCATGAGAGTGGTCATACGATTATCGGAATGGTCCTCGATGACGCCGACATGGTCCATAAAGTAACAATCGTGCCACGCGGCCAGGCTGGTGGATATGCAGTCATGCTGCCGAGAGAAGATCGTTACTTCATGACCAAACCGGAATTGTTGGACAAAATCACCGGACTGCTTGGTGGCCGGGTTTCGGAAGAAATTATCTTCGGCGAGGTCAGTACCGGAGCGCATAACGACTTCCAACGTGCTACTAGTATAGCCCGTAAGATGGTTACCGAATATGGCATGAGCGATAAAATCGGCCCACTGCAATTCGGCAGCTCGGGCGGACAGGTATTCCTGGGAAGAGATATGCAGAACGAACCAACTTACAGTGATGCAATCGCTTATGAAATCGACCAGGAAGTACAGAATTTCATCAACCAGTGCTATGCACGGGCAAAAGAGATTCTAACCGAAAACAAATCCAAGCTTGAATTGGTAGCTAAAACCTTGCTGGAAGTGGAAACACTTGATGCGAGCGAGATAAAATCGTTGTTTGAGGATGGGAAAATGCCTGATAAAGTAGTTTCCGAGCAAGATGGAAATGCACAAGACCAGGGAGAGAATTCCGACACGAAGGATATGAAAGTGAATATCCAAACAAAATCAGAAGAAGAAGCTTCTCATGATGATGCAGAAGACAATGCTTCTGACCAAAACAAAAATAACGATTAA